From the genome of Streptomyces sp. V1I1, one region includes:
- a CDS encoding DNA polymerase III subunit gamma and tau — protein sequence MSSLALYRRYRPESFAEVIGQEHVTDPLQQALRNNRVNHAYLFSGPRGCGKTTSARILARCLNCEQGPTPTPCGECQSCRDLARNGPGSIDVIEIDAASHGGVDDARDLREKAFFGPASSRYKIYIIDEAHMVTPQGFNALLKVVEEPPEHLKFIFATTEPEKVIGTIRSRTHHYPFRLVPPGTLREYLGEVCGKENIPVADGVLPLVVRAGAGSVRDSMSVMDQLLSGATEEGVTYAMATALLGYTDGSLLDSVVDAFAAGDGAAAFEVVDRVIEGGNDPRRFVADLLERLRDLVILAAVPDAAGKGLIDAPADVVERMQAQASVLGAAELSRAADLVNTGLTEMRGATSPRLQLELICARVLLPAAFDDERSVQARLDRLERGATFSTGGPGPAMGYVPGPEAEAHAPVPHAPSVPTAPSAPQGGGPAVARTSAQAPAPASTPTPTPAPEPVAPPAEQPPAGQRPGAWPAAAATGSEAGRRPGGWPTASSPGQGGGRPSAPQPAQPAPTAPAPAPAPAPTPAAPSAGLAQGAVQVRNMWPDILEAVKNRRRFTWILLSQNAQVAGFDGTTLQLGFINAGARDNFTSSGSEEVLKQALAEQFNVQWKVEAIIDPSGGVGGPGGGTQPPSGGGGYGSGGGGGYGGRPSSAPAPQAPAPAPRPAPAAPQAPQSSQSSPASLSAPAPQASAPEPSRAAPARTSHTPHTPPPVAPEDDVPEEDDPDLVDSALSGHDLIVRELGATVVEEYTNE from the coding sequence GTGTCGTCCCTTGCGCTGTACCGCCGCTATCGCCCCGAGTCGTTCGCCGAGGTCATCGGGCAGGAGCATGTCACTGACCCGCTGCAGCAGGCCCTGCGGAACAACCGGGTCAATCACGCGTACCTGTTCAGCGGGCCGCGCGGCTGTGGCAAGACGACCAGTGCGCGCATCCTCGCCCGCTGTCTGAACTGCGAGCAGGGGCCCACGCCGACGCCGTGCGGCGAGTGCCAGTCCTGCCGCGACCTCGCGAGGAACGGGCCGGGGTCGATCGACGTCATCGAGATCGACGCCGCTTCGCACGGTGGTGTGGACGATGCGCGTGATCTTCGGGAGAAGGCCTTCTTCGGGCCGGCGAGCAGCCGGTACAAGATCTACATCATCGACGAGGCCCACATGGTCACCCCGCAGGGCTTCAACGCTCTGCTGAAGGTGGTCGAGGAGCCGCCGGAGCACCTCAAGTTCATCTTCGCGACGACCGAGCCGGAGAAGGTCATCGGCACGATCCGGTCGCGTACGCACCACTATCCGTTCCGGCTGGTGCCCCCGGGGACGCTGCGCGAGTACCTGGGCGAGGTGTGCGGCAAGGAGAACATCCCGGTCGCGGACGGCGTGCTGCCGCTCGTCGTCCGGGCGGGCGCGGGGTCCGTGCGTGACTCCATGTCCGTCATGGACCAGCTGCTGTCGGGCGCGACCGAGGAGGGTGTGACGTACGCCATGGCCACCGCCCTCCTCGGGTACACGGACGGGTCGTTGCTCGACTCGGTCGTGGACGCCTTCGCGGCGGGCGACGGGGCCGCGGCCTTCGAGGTCGTGGACCGGGTGATCGAGGGGGGCAACGACCCGCGGCGCTTTGTCGCCGACCTGCTGGAGCGGCTGCGGGACCTGGTGATCCTGGCCGCCGTGCCGGACGCGGCGGGCAAGGGGCTCATCGACGCCCCGGCCGACGTGGTCGAGCGGATGCAGGCGCAGGCGTCTGTCCTCGGGGCTGCCGAGCTGAGCCGGGCCGCGGATCTGGTCAATACCGGGCTGACGGAAATGCGTGGCGCCACCTCGCCGCGGCTGCAGCTGGAGCTGATCTGCGCGCGGGTACTGCTGCCCGCCGCCTTCGACGACGAGCGGTCGGTGCAGGCGAGGCTGGACCGCCTGGAGCGGGGAGCGACGTTCTCGACCGGGGGTCCGGGGCCCGCGATGGGGTACGTCCCCGGGCCGGAGGCCGAGGCCCACGCGCCCGTACCCCACGCACCGTCCGTACCAACCGCACCGTCCGCGCCGCAGGGCGGCGGTCCGGCCGTCGCACGTACGTCCGCCCAGGCACCCGCGCCCGCCTCCACGCCCACGCCTACGCCGGCTCCCGAGCCCGTCGCTCCCCCGGCAGAGCAGCCGCCCGCCGGACAGCGCCCCGGAGCCTGGCCCGCCGCGGCCGCAACCGGTTCCGAGGCCGGGCGGCGTCCCGGCGGCTGGCCCACGGCGTCGAGCCCTGGTCAGGGCGGCGGCCGCCCCTCCGCGCCCCAGCCCGCTCAACCCGCCCCGACGGCCCCAGCCCCAGCACCGGCACCCGCCCCCACCCCCGCCGCGCCCAGTGCCGGCCTGGCCCAGGGCGCCGTACAGGTACGGAACATGTGGCCGGACATCCTGGAGGCCGTGAAGAACCGCCGCCGCTTCACCTGGATCCTGCTCAGTCAGAATGCGCAGGTCGCAGGCTTCGACGGCACCACCCTCCAGCTCGGCTTCATCAATGCCGGCGCCCGCGACAACTTCACTAGCAGCGGCAGCGAGGAAGTGCTGAAGCAGGCGCTCGCCGAGCAGTTCAACGTGCAGTGGAAGGTCGAGGCGATCATCGATCCCTCAGGCGGCGTGGGCGGCCCCGGCGGCGGCACGCAGCCCCCGTCCGGCGGCGGTGGCTACGGCTCTGGCGGTGGAGGCGGCTACGGCGGCCGGCCCTCGTCGGCCCCGGCCCCGCAGGCCCCCGCACCAGCGCCCCGCCCCGCCCCGGCAGCCCCCCAGGCACCTCAAAGCTCACAGTCCTCCCCGGCGTCCCTGTCCGCTCCGGCCCCACAGGCCTCCGCCCCCGAGCCCTCGCGCGCGGCCCCCGCGCGCACCTCGCACACTCCGCACACCCCGCCCCCGGTCGCCCCCGAGGACGACGTGCCGGAAGAGGACGACCCCGACCTCGTCGA